TTCTGGTTCCACTTATAGAGGTCCTTAGCTAAGCGGTCAAAATTTTGTTTAAAAAGAGGCTGTGGTTCGGCAGCATACGCTAGGTTTGTTGCGTTCGTGCTATCGGGAACCATCGTTTTTTCTGATTCAAAATGGATTTGCCGAAAAGCAGTCAGGGAGGTTAATAAACTTTCTGCGCTTTCATACGGGACAGTAGTTGTAGCTACGGGTTGCGTAGCATAATAGTTATGCCATTCTTGTAGCTGATGTAAAACTTTGCTTGGGTTTTTAATCCAAATACAGCTTCCATTCGGTAAACAGCTGGTAAAAGAAGTATAAGCTATACCCTTTCTCTGCTGGAGAATAGCTTGATTGGAGGCAATAGTTGTATGGGTGATTTCTTTAAAAGATTTCTGATCTTTAGGATTAAAAATACGAATATTAGCAACCTGATCCCCCCATAATTCTATTCGGCAGGGTAATGATTGGGTAGCTGAATAAATATCTACAATGCCCCCACGTATGGCAAATTGGCCTTCACTAGAAACAAAATCTACTTTTATAAACTGTTGCTCTTTAAGTACTTTTTCTATTGTCTGGATTGATAGGATTTGCCCAATGCTTATAGGGTAAGCCTTTTTATGTAAAAGAGAGGGTTCTATAATTTTCTCAAAGAGAGCTGCCACAGAGGCAACCACTACCGAAACAGATTGTTGTGCATTGATAGCATGAATAATTTCTGTTCGCTTATGCTGAATATTTTTAGCTGTTTCTTCTGAAGCAACTTCGGTTATACTATCAGGCAGCCACCGGACAGCATAAGGTGCCATTAGATGCCTACAATCATTGTAAACCTCTAATGCTTCTTCTTTATGCTCCGTTACAACCAATTGTATTTGCTTGCAATTGTATTGCAACGCTGTGATCAATAAGGCATCTAAGCTCCCTGTAACACCTTGTATAGAGCATACTTTATTTGATGCTGGCTCTATTGGGTAGGCAGTTAACGCTGTTATGACTGTGTTTTTTTGGTATAGTGCTATAAGATCGTTGATAACCAAAATGCTATAGTTAGTTATTAAAAGACACCCTATGTAAAGGGCATGCGAGCAACAATAATGTGAATTAAATGCTGAATTGTATGCTACAAGAGCCAATAAAGGAAGCTGCTCTTACAAGCCAGCAACTATAAAAAAATAAAGCTATACCACAGACTCGCTGCGTAAAATAAAAGTACCCCCCTTACCATTGGCTTGGCCATCTCCCCCTCAAACTTGTCTTCGTACAGCCATTGCTTCATCTCACTGACCTATTTTAGGTACTCCTTTTTATTTGCGCATCCGGTACCATTTAAGCGTTTAAATCGCTTCATGAAACTAACCTCAATTTTTTATACTTACATACAACCCAATAGGACCGCCTTAAAATACAAGGTCGATAAAGTTTCTAATAGCAACTTCAATAAAGGCCGAATGACAGTCTTTATTGAAATCCTTTGTAACCAGCTATAAAAAGATTCCTTCCATTTTTTATTTTGTGCATCTGGTATAAGATGCCATACCAAAACCCCTCCTAGGAGCGCCCCCCATAGCAACAAGCCTCTTTTAGTCATAACTTATTAAGCATCAGTATATAACAATAAATAATCCTAAAGCAGCAGCAATAATACACGCACAAAACGCTTTATCGTTGCCTTTCCATCTATGTACACGCTTCATCTTTCCATGATTGGCTATGCCCCTAACTCTGTCCTCTGATGATACCTCCTTGCCTACCATTACATACAACGGAGCCCCTTACCCTACTTAGGGATTTTCCCTCTACTTAGATACCCATCCCTAAAGGTAAGAACTGTATCGTAAGGGCATAACACCCCGGCTCCTGAGACTCCATTGCGCATACAATTTACTATAAATCTTTTACGGTATTTTTAACTGTTTCTACAGAACTTTTAACATTATCCATGGCTTTTTCAGAACTGCTTCTAAAGCCACCTGCAAACAATTTTGCTCTATTGTTAACAGCCTTTGTTATAGCTCTTTTCGTTTCATCACAAACCAAAACGCCCAATATAATACCTATTACAGAGCCAAATAGGATACCTACTATAAAGTAAGACAAATTTCTATACACTATCATCATTTGTTTTTCATTTAAAATATTTAAATAAGCTATCTTCACCTATCCTCCCTTTACTTTCAACCTTAGCAATTAACTTAATAAAATTAAAAATAAAAACAATTAAGCGCACCCTTTCTTCTTTAAGCTGCCTTGTAAGATAACATAAAAGCCTTCCTCTTACAAGGTTATAAGGCGCTAATTGTACAATCTCTCCTCATTAGGCTTTTTTACTTTTTTTCTCTTCTTTGCTTGCTGCACTACGCAATGCCCTTGGAATCTCAACAGAAGCTATTGGCGTATGCGGTAATGTCAAAATAGTATAGTTTTTTGCTGGAATTTGGTGCACGCGCACAATTTGACCTAAATCAAGTGCAGAAACATCTACTTCTATAACAGAAGGCATTTCTTGTGGAAAAGAAGCAACCGTTAACTTTCTTTCTTTCTTAGAAAGGATTCCCCCCTTTGTTACACCTACCGCTTTACCAACGAATGCAATAGGAATTTGCATTTTTATTTTTTTGTTTTCTACAATTTGCAAAAAATCCACATGAAGTATCATTTCACTAACAGGATGAAACTGTATATCCTGTAGAATACACCGGTAAACACTTCCCTCAATATTTAGATCCACAAAATGCGCATAGGGCGTATAAACTAAATTACGCAAAAGTGCCATAGGCACATAAAAATGTAAGGAGGTATCCCTTCCATATAAAACCCCAGGTACTTCCGCTCCTATTCGTAATTTTTTAGAATCGGCTTTACCAAGATTGGTTCTCTTATACCCTAATATCTCTATTATTTCCATTCTCTTTATCTAAAATTATTTGCTCATTGACGTTATACCCCAAGGCAATCTACCTTATCCTCTGCAGCATCAATCTTTCTATCAATAGAACCCTATATTTAAAACCAATACCTTGTTGCATAAGGATTGCAAACAGATACATCCTCTTAATTGTATGCAGTTATTAAAAATAGCAGTTCTTAAGTAATTTAACTAACTTATACCATAAATTCCCTACATAAATAGACAAGAACCTTACCAAGTTAACATATAAAAACTTAATTAAAAAGCATCTAATTAAATAGACAAACTGCTACTCATACCACACAACATACTTTTTATGTTTTATGTTATAGCAGTAGTTAATGAGAAATTAGAATACTATCCAATTATAAAATGAGGGACCCTACTTTAGTAACTACTTTTTTATACACTATCCCTATGCAAAAACAGCTATCAAGTTATCTTATTCGAATAGGCATACAAAACCCTATAACAAGCCTGCGCTCTATCTTTTACAAAGGTATTAAACTATGCTGTTGTTTCTTGATAACGTGCTATCAACAATGGATAGCTCCTTTTTTACTTCCTTGTTGCCGTTTTCAACCCAGCTGTTCGAATTACGCCAAAAAAGCTTTTGCTAATTATGGGCTCTATAAAGCCTTCTGCCTTACGGTACGTAGACTATTGCGCTGCCACCCATGGTGTAACAATGGATATGATCCACTACCCTAACCACCCATACCCCCTTCGAACCAGTCTACACAATAGAGCAATTCTATTAAACTTCTTCTTTAGCCGCTTATTATACATAATAAATAGTTAATTCGATAACAATATATTTTTGTATATTTAGCTGTATTGAGCACAGTTGCTGTGTGTTGTAACACTCTATCTAATAGTTATAAAATCAGGACCTTTTAATTTTAATGATTTATTAAGAATGATACTCCACAATAATTTACCGCTTATCATGATAGTGGCTTTTCTATTACTGACTTTAGTAATAGGGATATATTACAGTAGGAAAGTAAATACTTTTAGGGAATATGCCATAGGAAATAAGCAATTTGCTACGGCTACGTTGGTGGCTACTACGTTGGCTACAATTTATGGAGGAGCAGGGTTGCTGCGTACTGTAGAACAAGTTTATGTACAAGGGCTCTTTTGGGTACTAATTATCTCTTTTTATCCTATCTATTATTGGCTGCTGGCTCCCTTGATGTTGCGCATGGGTCTCTTTATGCAGCATCTCTCTGTAGCAGAAAGTATAGGAAGTATCTATGGAAAGGGACCTAGGTTGGTCGCTGCGTTGGCTTCCACTATTGCTTGCATTATTATCATAGCTATGCAAATTATTGCTATTACTAGAGCTATTGAGATGTGTATAAATTTGGATAATAGTGGTAACGCAAAGATAATGCAAATTACCCTAACAGTAACAGCTACTTGTATACTTATATTCTATTCTATGTTGGGCGGTATTCGTTCGGTTACTTTTACAGATGTATTACAATTTTTAATTTTTACTACTGTTATCCCTTGTACAACCTGGTTTATACTTAAGGCAACTAACCAACCAATGATCGTGGGAGCTTCTAGCCTGTACCAGGAACCCAAATTTCAGTTGGATAGCTGCTTGACTACAAATAAACTATTGGCATTAGTTTCACTTTTCTTAGCTAGGTTAACTTGTGTTTATATGCCCACTAACATTCAGCGGATCTATATGGCTTTTAACCCTATACAAGCTAGAAATCTGTTGATACATACAGGAACTTTCATGCTTATAATAAATGTATGTATAGTTTTAATAGGACTTTCCCTTTTTGTTAAGGCGCCAACATTATCAGCACTCCAAATTTGGCCCTATATATTTGAGAGCATGCCAACCATTTTTAAAGGATTCATGGCCATTAGTTTACTAGCTATGGCCATGTCTACGGCTGATTCTTATTTAAATGTTTGCTCCGTGATCGTAAGCCATGATATAATAGGCAGCATACAAACTAGCAAAGTGCTAACAGATAAATATAAACTTGTATTGGCTAGATTAACCGCTTTAACAATGGGTATATGCGCTATGCTATTGGCCTTTCATAAAAAGGATTTAATTGAATTAATGATGTCTTCTATGCATTTTTACGCTCCCACTGTAATAGCCCCTTTTTTCTTGGCATTATATGGCTTTCGGGGCAGTTCCTATACAGCCTTAATAGGCATGCTTACCGGCTTGTCAGCTATGCTAGTTTGGAATCACTGGGTCGCACCCATGACTGGTATAGATGGTACTTTCCTTTGTATGCTAGCTAACGGGCTAGCCATGTTAATGGCCCATTACCTATTGCCCCAGCCAACAGGAACTGGCTGGTTTCCTACTGATAAGTTTTACACACAAAAGCAATAAGAAAAAGTTAGGAGGGGTAACCTGAAACCCAGCTTAAAGAATGAGTAATGAGCACAATATAAACGCATTGTGAATAAAAATTAATTTTCTAGCTATTGGTAGACCAGGTGAATACTTTTTCGCTATCCGGTTGTAGCCAAATTAATTCTATACCTAATTGCTTTATTTTAGATCTAATTAAGTAATTTAATTTAGTCTTTTGCTTGCTATATACCACTACTGTTTGCAAGGTACAAACTTTAGCCAACGTATCAAGCTCCCCTAATAACTTCGGTTCTATAAGCAGATAATGTACCCTTATCTTAGCATTATGCCAATGGTACCAATCAGTGGGAATGCTACGGATTGCCCAAATAACTTTTCTATACCAAACTGCTAGCCTATAGCCGCCATAATGGCAGCTATACGGTAAATGATCTGCTCCCTGCCAATCAGAACAGTTTACACTTTCATACTTATCCCGTAACGTAAAAGCTAAGGTCTGGTTATTACGACAAATCAGCTGACAACTATTTTGTTCTTTTATAATTTTTCTTATTCGATTAAAAGAAAAAAAAGCAATACATACACTTACGATAAGGGGATAGATTAGCCTTTTATATTTAAAAAAGAAATAAGTGGCAAACAGCACAATGTAGAGCAAACAGGCTGAATAACCATTTAGCATAAAGCCATCTATCGTAGCCAAAGGCCATCTGGCTATATAAGTAACAAAACTATTGATAATGAAAATAAGTTTAGCTAAAATAAAGCCTAACAGGCTGGGTAGTATAGGCAAGTAGCTTACCACTATCCCTAATAAGCTCAGCATAAG
Above is a window of Candidatus Cardinium hertigii DNA encoding:
- a CDS encoding YtxH domain-containing protein yields the protein MKIAYLNILNEKQMMIVYRNLSYFIVGILFGSVIGIILGVLVCDETKRAITKAVNNRAKLFAGGFRSSSEKAMDNVKSSVETVKNTVKDL
- a CDS encoding 50S ribosomal protein L25/general stress protein Ctc, which encodes MEIIEILGYKRTNLGKADSKKLRIGAEVPGVLYGRDTSLHFYVPMALLRNLVYTPYAHFVDLNIEGSVYRCILQDIQFHPVSEMILHVDFLQIVENKKIKMQIPIAFVGKAVGVTKGGILSKKERKLTVASFPQEMPSVIEVDVSALDLGQIVRVHQIPAKNYTILTLPHTPIASVEIPRALRSAASKEEKKSKKA
- a CDS encoding sodium:solute symporter family protein, with the translated sequence MILHNNLPLIMIVAFLLLTLVIGIYYSRKVNTFREYAIGNKQFATATLVATTLATIYGGAGLLRTVEQVYVQGLFWVLIISFYPIYYWLLAPLMLRMGLFMQHLSVAESIGSIYGKGPRLVAALASTIACIIIIAMQIIAITRAIEMCINLDNSGNAKIMQITLTVTATCILIFYSMLGGIRSVTFTDVLQFLIFTTVIPCTTWFILKATNQPMIVGASSLYQEPKFQLDSCLTTNKLLALVSLFLARLTCVYMPTNIQRIYMAFNPIQARNLLIHTGTFMLIINVCIVLIGLSLFVKAPTLSALQIWPYIFESMPTIFKGFMAISLLAMAMSTADSYLNVCSVIVSHDIIGSIQTSKVLTDKYKLVLARLTALTMGICAMLLAFHKKDLIELMMSSMHFYAPTVIAPFFLALYGFRGSSYTALIGMLTGLSAMLVWNHWVAPMTGIDGTFLCMLANGLAMLMAHYLLPQPTGTGWFPTDKFYTQKQ
- the yidD gene encoding membrane protein insertion efficiency factor YidD, whose amino-acid sequence is MQKQLSSYLIRIGIQNPITSLRSIFYKGIKLCCCFLITCYQQWIAPFLLPCCRFQPSCSNYAKKAFANYGLYKAFCLTVRRLLRCHPWCNNGYDPLP